GACGCGAGCGCCAGGCCCACCAGCGGCGCCTTCATGTTCTGGCCGATCAGCCGCTTGGCCGAGTAGATCGTGTGTTGCGGATCGACCGCCCGGCGCGCCCGGGCCTCGTGCCCGACCAGCACGCCGCCCTCCGCCGGGAATGACACGACGGACGGGTGGACGCGCTCGCCGTTCGGCCCCTGCGTGACGACTACGCCGCGGGGCGTGGCCAGCGCGGCGACGGAGTTCGTCGTGCCCAGGTCGATCCCGATCGCGAGACTCATTGTCTGCGACGACTATACAACGATCACGTGGCGTTGATGCCCAGCAGGTCCTTGGCGATGATGCGGCGCTGGATCTGTCCCGTCCCCTCGAAGATGTCGTAGATCTTCGCGTCCCGGTACCATTTCTCCACCGGGTGGCCGGGCTCGAGTGCCTCGTCCCCCAGCAGCGCCATCGCCCGGGTCGTCACCCACTGCGCAGTTCGCGCCGCGTGCGCCTTCGCGATCGACGCGAACCGGACGTTGTCCTGGCGATGGTCGGCCATCCACGCGGCCTTGTGTACGAGCGCGCGCGACGCCTGGATCTCGATGTCCATGTCGGCCAGCGCGAACGCGATGTGCTGGTGGCCCGCCGGCGGCTTGCCGTACAGCGGCTCGCCGGATTCGACGCGGTCGCGCAGCCACTCGAACGCGGCGCGCGCGATGCCCACCGCCTGCGCGGCGACCACGGGTCGGGTCGAGTCGAGCATCTTCTTGGTGTCGGCCAATCCGCCCGCGGCGTCGGGCTTCGCGACGCCGAGCATCATGTCTCTGTGGACGCGGCAGTCCTCGAAGTGGACCTGCGCCGTCTCCGACGCGCGGATGCCGAGCTTGCGCTCTTTTCTGCCCGGCACCAATCCCGGCGTGCCGCGCGGCACGATGAAGCCGCGCACGCCAGCGCGGCCCAGCTCGGGCTGCGTCTGGGCCCACACGACGTAGACCGATGCCGACTGGCCGTTGGTGATCCACTGCTTGCTGCCGTTGATCACGTACTCGTTGCCGTCGAGCCGCGCGCTGGTGGACAGCGACGAGATGTCGCTGCCGGTCGACGGCTCCGACAGCGCCATCGCGGCAACCTTGACGCGGCCGTGCTCGTCGAGGCCGGTGAGCGCGTCGCGGAACACCTGGATCTGTTCGGCCGTGCCCATGCGCGCGACCGGAGCGGCGGCGAGGCCGGAGCCGCCCAGCGCGAGGCAGATGCCGGCGCAGCCCCAGGCGAGCTCCTCGGCAGCGACACACGACATGCGCGCGGACTTCCGCGGCTTGCCGCTGGCCGCGTCGTCACCGGCGATGCCCGCGGCCGGCAGCCCGCCCTTTTGCGCGTCGATCAGGGCGGTCTGCGTCATTCCGAGGTTCTGCGCCTTCTTCATCAGGTCCCACGGCATCGTCTCGTCGCGGTCGTGGATCGGCGCGATCGGACGAATCTCGGACCGGGCGAATGCGCCGAGGATCTGGCGCACGCCCTGCAGCATCGGATCGTCGAAAAAGATGTCCATACAATCCCTCGCGCCGGGCGTCACCCGGCCGCCGGCCCGCGCGCGACCACGCGCTCGAACGCCTCCTCGCCCGCCAGCACCTCGAACGCGCGCGCGTCGCGCATCAGCTTCTCCACAGGGTAGTCGTTGACGAATCCGTAGCCGCCGAAGATCTGCACCGCGTCGATCGTCGCGCGCGATACCGCGCCGGCGGCGAAGTCGCGCGCGCGGGACACCGCGTCCGCCGCGCCGGCGGCGCCCGCGTCGACCTGCCACGCGGCGTGCAGCACCAGCAGGCGCGCGGCGGCGACCCGCGTGTCGTTTTCGTCCTGCAGGCGCGCGATCGACTCGAACGTGCCGATCGGTTGGCCGAACTGGACGCGCTCGGCCGCGTAGGCGGCCGCGTGAGCCATCGCCGCTGCCGCGACGCCGACCGCGCGCGCCGCCAGGTTCAGGCAGTACCAGGTGCGGATTTCGGCGGCCGCCGCGCGCGCCGCGTCGCCGCGCGCGAGCAGCCGGTCGGCCGGCACCGGCGTGCGGTCGCACGCCAGCGTGCCCCACCGCGCCGCGCGCCAGCCCGACGGCACGATCGGGGCGATTTCGGCGTCGGCCGCGGGGACGAGCGCGACCGCGCCGTCCGCGCACACGAGCGCGTGTGCCGCCGCCGCCAGCGCCGGCACCGGACCGGTCGTGCCGGTGATGCGCACGCCGTCGCCGTCCGGCTCGACCGCGAGGCGGCCGCGCCGATCGAACACCGTCGCCGCGACTTCGCCCGCCGCCAGCGACCCCCACAGCTGGTCGCGCGCCGCGTCCGACCCCCAGCGGGCGACCGCGAGCGCCGGCTCGACGTTCGTCTCGAGCAACGCGGCCAGCGCGGCGCAGCCGCGGCCGAGTTCGATCGCGCGCAGCGCGCGGGACAGGTGGGAGTACGCGGCCGCGTCGCCGTCGAGCGTACCGCCGGCCGCCTCGGGCACCGCGTCGGTGCCGAGGCCCAGCTCCGCGGCCGCCGGGCCCAGCGCGTCCGGCGGCGCGCCGGCGCGATCGGCGTCGGACGCCCAGGCCGCCATCTGCTTGTCGACGAAGCGCCGAAGCGTGGCCACCAGGAGTTCCTGCTCGTCGTCGAGGCGGAAGTCCATCGGCCCATGGTAAACGGGAACGCGCGCCCGCGGAACCGCGCTGGGATACACTGATCGCGATGCGAGCCGAGCGCGATGGCGCGGGTGCCGCGGCCGAGCGCGTCCCCGACTACGACTATCTCGTCATCGGGTCGGGCTTCGGCGGCAGCGTGGCGGCGCTGCGTCTCGCCGAGAAGGGCTACTCGGTGGCAGTCGTCGAGATGGGCAAGCGCTGGCGCACCGAGGACTTTCCCAAGTCCAACTGGGACGCCCGCAAGTACCTGTGGATGCCGCGGCTGTTTTTGTACGGCATCCAGCAGCTGTCCCTGTTTCGCGACGTGTTCGTGCTGCACGGCGCCGGCGTCGGCGGCGGCAGCCTGGTGTACGCGAACACGCTGCTCGTGCCGCCGGACGAGGCGTTCGCGGATCCGCGGTGGGGCGAGCGTGACTGGAAGTCCGAACTCGCGCCGCACTACGCCACCGCGCGCCGCATGCTGGGCGCCGTGCGCAACACGCACCTGTCGCCGCCCGACGAGATGCTGCGCGAGGTCGCCGCCGACCTGGGGCGCGCGCACACCTTCCACACCAACGAGGTGGGCGTGTACTTCGGCGAGCCCGGCGTCACCGTGCCGGACCCGTATTTCGGCGGCCGCGGCCCGGCGCGCACCGGCTGCACGCTGTGCGGCGGGTGCATGGTCGGCTGCCGAGTCGGCGCGAAGAACACGCTGGACAAAAACTACCTGCACCTGGCCGAGCAACTCGGCGTCGCGATTCTGCCCGAGACCCGCGCGCTCGAAGTGCGCGCGCGCGGGCCGGGCGGCGACGGCGGCTACGACGTGCGCGTCGAGCGGTCGACCGCCGTGCTGCGCAAGCGCCGGCGGTGGCTGCGCGCGCGCGGCGTCGTGTTCGCGGCGGGCGTGCTCGGCACCGTACCGCTGCTGCTGCGGTCGCGCGAGCGCGGCGGCCTGCCCCGCGTGTCGCAGGCCCTCGGCCGTTACGTTCGCACCAATAGCGAGGCGATCCTCGCGGTGACCACGACGGACCGCGATGCCGACTACTCGCGCGGCATCGCGATCCAGTCGGGCGCGTTCGTCGACGACCGTACGCACGTCGAGATCGTCCGCTACGGCCGCGGCCAGAGCGCGCTCGGGCTGTTGTCGACGGTGCTCACCGACGGCGGGCCGCCGTGGCCGAGGCCGCTGCGGTTCCTCGCGCAGGTCGTGCGTCACCCGGTTCGGTTTCTGCGGTTGCTGGTGCCATATCGCTGGGCCGAGCGCACCGCGATCTTGCTCGTCATGCAGCCGGTCGACAACTGGCTGCGGCTGCGCCGCCGCCGGCGCCGGCTGTTTCCGCTGCTGCGAACGCTCGACACGGACCGCGGCGACGGGCCGCCGGTGCCGGCGTACCTGCCGATCGCAAACGACGTGGCGCGCCGCATGGCGGCCAAGATGCCGGGCGGCATTCCGCAAAGCGCCATCACGGAAGTCCTGTTCGACGTGCCGACCACCGCGCACATCCTCGGCGGCTGCCCGATCGGCGCCGGGCCGGACGACGGCGTGATCGACGACCGCTGCCGCGTCTTCGGTTACGAGCGGCTGTACGTCGTGGACGGATCGATGATCCCGAGCAACCTCGGCGTCAACCCGAGCCTCACGATCGCGGCGATGGCGGAGCGGGCGATGGCGTTCGTGCCGGAAAAGGCGGAAGACCCCGCGTTTTCGACTTGCGGTGGCGGCGCCACGTGAGTATCTTGCGCAGCCGCTTGTCATCGATGCTCCTGGCGGGGTAGCTCAGTCGGTAGAGCGGGGGTCTCATAAGCCCTGTGTCGACGGTTCAAATCCGTCCCTCGCCACTGCGACGCCGGCCGGCGCGCCGGCCGGTGTCGCGCCGTGCCCTCGCGCGCAGCCCGGCGCCACCGGGGATGGCGCGAGCCCCGCGCCGTCTGGTAGGGTCGGGCTACGGCATTCTGGGCCGTTCACATTCGGGGATCGTCTAATGGTAGGACAGCGGCCTTTGGAGCCGTTTATCGGGGTTCGAATCCCTGTCCCCGAACCAGCGGAATCGTCATGAAGATCGACAAGGAGCGCAAACTCTTCTTCGGCTACAAGATCGACAGCAAGCTGCGCGAGGCGCTCGCGAACGCGACGCCCGGCGACCGGCACTACTTCGAGGATCCGGACTCGGACTTCCTGCGCATCTGCTCCGCCGGCGACGAGCGCTGGATCGGCAAGGTGATGAAATGCGGCATCACCACCGCCGACGTCGAGGACGTGCAGCGCAACGTCGTGTCGATCTTGCGGCGGATCGCCCCCAACATTCGCCACTCGCCGACTCAGGTCAAGATCTTCGCCATCGCCGACGAGACGCCCGAGGCCGACCCTCTGCCGGCCGGCGATCGGCCCGACGACGACGGCGGCCCGTACATCGTGTAGCGTCCGGCCTCCGCGGCCGCCTCGCGCGGCCGGTCACGCGGCCGCGCCGGCCGGTCACGCACCGCGGGTCACGCGGCAGCGCCCGGGTCACGCGGCCGCGCCGGCCAGGAGGCTGTTGCGTATAGGCGCGCCAGCGAGGTTGCGAGATCCGAGGCGCGGTTCGGCGCACGCCCGTAGCGCACGAGGGCGCGTATCCACATACGGTACCGAAGGGCGCGAGGACGTACGCCGAAGATCGCCCGCAGATCGCGACCGCAGCCAGCGGCTATGCGCAACAGCCTCCTAGCTCCCAGGCCAGGCCCCAGCGGATTCCGCGGTCGTTGACGATCAGCTCGTCGGCACCCGCGCGCCGCAGCAACCGCGCGAAGATGGCGGCGCCGGCCGGGATCACGTCGGCGCGCTGCGGCTCCAGCCCCGGCAGCGTGCGCCGGACCGCGACGGTCACCTCGAGGTAGCGGGCGAGCTGGCGTTCGATGGTCGGCAGACCGAGCCGCTGGCCCTGCACCCGGTCGGGCTCGTAGGTGCGAAGGGCCAGCTCCACCGCCGCCAGCGTGGTCGCCGTGCCGGCCACGCCGACGATCGGCGCGCCGCGCGGCACATCGATCGGAGCGAACGCCGCGTCGATGTCGGCGATGAGCGCGCGCACTTCGTCCGGAGCCGGCGGGTCCGAGCGCAGGTGGCGCTCGGCGAGGCGGACCGAGCCGATCGGCACGCTGTGGCGCGCGCGCACGCCGCCGGCGTCGCCGGCGATGATCTCCGTCGATCCGCCGCCGACGTCGGCGACCACGAGCGGCCCGCCGGCCAGCCCCGGCAGCGCCCGGCACGCCGCGGCAAATGCCAGCTCGGCCTCGCGCTCGCCCGAGATCACCTCGATCGGCGCGCCGAGCCGGTCGGCCGCCGGCACGAGCAAGGCGCTGGCGTTGGCCGCTTCGCGCAGGGCTTGCGTCCCGATCGCCGCCACTCGGTCGGCGCCGTGCGCATCGATCTCGGCCCGACACGCGGCCAACGCGTCGAGCGCCCGCGCGACCGCGGCGTCGGCGAGGCGGCCGGTTGCGTCGAGCCCCTCGCCGAGTCGAACGAAGCGGCACGACTCGAACACGCGCGCGAGCTGGTCGCCGCGCCGTTCGGCGACGAGCAGCAGGATCGTGTTCGTGCCGACGTCGACCGCCGCGACCCGAGTCACGGCACCGGCCCCCAGGCCACGTCATCGACGCGGCCGCGGTACACCCGGCGCTGTTTGCCGGTGCCGTCCGCGTTCGCGATGTAGATGCCGCTGCCCTCCGCGCGCCGCGAGGCGAACGCGATCGCGCGGCCATTGGGCGAAAAACTCGGCGATTCGTTGCTGCCCTGTCCCTGGGTGATGCGCACCATCTGCCCGGTGTCGAGATCCAGCGTGACGATGTCGTAGTGGCCTTCGTCGCGCGTCGTGTACGCGAGGATGCGCTTGCCCTTGCGCGGCGACCAGGTCGGCTCGGTGTTGTAGTCGCCGTTGCGCGACACGCGCCGCTGGTTGCCTCCGGTCGCGCTCATGACGAATATCTGCGGGCCGCCCTCGCGGTTGGACACGAACGCGATCTCCGACCCGTCCGGCGACCACGCCGGCGACGTGTCGATGTACGCATTGCGCGTGAGCCGCCTGAGGATGCGGCCGGTGCGCGCGTCGACCACGTAGATCTCGGGATTGCCGTCCTTCGACAGCGTCAGCGCGATCTTGCTGCCGTCGGGCGAGTACGAGGCGCCCGTGTTCATGCCGGGGTAGCGCGTCAAGCGCCGCGGCCGCCCGCCGCCGACACCGACGGTGTACAGGTCCGGGTTCGCCCGCATGTACGAGGTGAACGCGATCGTGTTGCCGCCGGGAGACCACGCCGGCAGGATGTTGATCGACCGGTTCCGGGTGAGGTTGTATGGGTTGCGCCCGTCGAAGTCCATCACGCGGATCACCTTGCGCCCGCGCCGGCCCGGCACGACGAACGCGATCCTCGAGCCGAAGAACCCGTCCTCGCCCGTGTAATAGCGGACCACCTCGTTGGCGAATGCGTGCGCGTATCGGCGCAGCTCGTCGCGGCTGCCGCTGTAGCTGCGTTCGAGCACCGGCCGGTTGCCCTTTTCGACCTCGTAGAGCTTGAACGTGAGCCGCACCGTCGCTCCGTCTGCCACGACGCGGTTCTTGATCACGCCGAACGCGCCGACGTCCTCCCATTTCTTGGGCACGATGCCGAGCTTTTCCCGCGCGAGATCGGCGAGGAACGACTTCGGCGACAACACCTTGAACCAGCCCGCGACGGACAGGTCGAAGGACAGGACGCCGGCGACCTCGTCGGCGAGCTTCGGATCGGAGTCGACGCCCACCGGGATCGCCAGCGGGTACAGCGACCGCTGCGGCTGGGTGACGTCGATGATGACCGGGCCGCCATCGGCGACCGAGTCGCCGGCGACGCCCGCGATCGCCGCCGCGCACGCGAGCGCGGCCACTAGCCGTCGAGCAGGAATCGGAAGCATACGCCCTTTTTCGTAAGCAGGTCGGTCAGGTGCGGGGGCACCGGTTTGTCCATATCGGTCGCGTTGCGCAGCGCCTCGACCACGGACCGGTCGAGCGTGGCGTCGCCGGATCGCTCGCGCACCTCGCGCGCGACGATCTTTCCACTCGGGTCGAGTCGCACGCACCCGAGTACTGCGCCCGGATTGGTTGCGAGCGTCGGGATCTTCCACACCTTCTTGATGCGGCCGTGCAATTCGCCGACGTACGGGTCGCCGCGGGCCTCCTCGGCGGTGCCCCACTCGGAGCCCTCGGCCGAGCCCACCTCCGGCTCGCTGTCGCCCGCCACGTCCGCTTCGTCGTCGAACAGGTCCACGTTGCGATGCTTGGCGAGCACGGCGTCGACGTCGATGTCTTGTGGACGTACGCGGTCGTTGCGCTCGGGCGGTTTCGCCGGCGCGTCCGGGTTTGCGGTGAGCCGGGTCGCCTCCGGTGGCGCGACCTTCGGCGGCGCCTTCTTCTTCTGCGGCTGGCGGGTCTTCCGGCGCGTCGTTCGCTTGTACGCCAGCGACGCTTCGATCACGACCGCGTTGTCGTCGAGGCGGCGCAGCCGCGGGCCGTCGTCGCTGCGGTCGCGATCGAGCAGCGCGAGCGCGGTGCCCAGCAGCCCGTGCATCAACACGGTGAGCGCGATGCCGAGTACGGTGAAGCGGCGGTCGGTCACGGTGTGCTCGGGTTGGACGCGCCGCGCCCCGCGGCATTCGCCTCGGCGCGCTGGGCATCCCACTCGTCAAGCGGAGCTTTCGCGGCGTTCGGGTCGGCCACCATCTGAAGTTTGGCCGCTCCGGCCTCGCGCGCGATCGACATGGCGACCATCACGACGCCGTACGGCAGATCCTTGTCGGCCTCGACATACAGTTCGCCCTCGCGCTGCAGCTTGGCGTTGTTGGCGAGCTTGTCGTACAGTTCCGTCCACCGCACCGGCGTGTCACCCAGCCGCAGCACGCGGTGCTTGTCGATTGACAACACCAGCTTGCCGTCCGTGTCGGCGACCTTGGTGACGCCGCCCTGCGGCAGGTTGAGGTCGACCGCGGCGTTGAGCATCGGCGCGGTCACCATGAAGATGATGAGCAGCACCAGCATCACGTCGACCAGCGGCGTGACGTTGATCTCGCTGTTGAGATCGCCGTACTTGCCCCCGCCGGACATGCCCATCGCTCGCCGCCTCCGCTACTTGAGGAAGTGACGCCGGATGATGTTGAGGAAGTCCTGCTCGAACGTGTCCATGTTCGAGTCGAGGACGCGCACCCGGCGTGTGAAGTAGTTGTAGGACATCACCGCGGGGATTGCGGTGACCAGGCCGATGGCGGTCGCGATCAGCGCCTCGCCGATCGGCTGCGCAAGCGTGTCGATGCCGGCTTTGCCGCTCGCGGCGATCTCGCGAAACGACGTCATGATGCCCCACACCGTGCCGAACAGACCGATGAACGGCGCCGACGACCCGGTGGTCGCCAGGAACGGAATCATGCTGTCGAGCTTGGTCGCCTCGGTGGCGCGCGCCTTGTGCAGCGCCCGCTTGATGTTCTCCAGATCCGCTTCCCGCGCGCGGCTCTCGCCGGCGTCGTTGACCAGCTTGGCGAGTTCCGTGTAGCCGGCCAAGAACATGGCCGAGATCGGGCTACGCTGGAGGCTCTGCGCGTGTTTGTAGATCTGCTCGATGTCCCGCGACCGCCAAAACGAGTCCATGAACTGGGTGGACTCCGCCATCGCGCGCCGGATGTAGAAATACTTGTAGCCGATGATGTACCAGCACCCGATGGACATCGCGGCCAGGAGCGCCATGACCCCCTTGACGACCGGCTCGGCGTCGGCGATCAGGTGCCAGGTGCCGAGGTTCCCGGCGGCGGCGACAAGCGGTAGGAATTGTTGCATATTGACGAGTTTGGAGTGTACACGTCCCTCCGGAGGGGTCAAATCGCGGGTCCGTTGAATACGCGTGCGGGCGCGAGGGTCGAACTCGCGATCGCGACCGCGGCCACCGCGCTGGCCGTCGCGGGGCTCGCTATAATGACGGCTTGTGTGCAAATCGACGGCGGCGCCGTGGAGCTGAGCTGGTCGCTGCGGACGTTGGACGGCGACGCGGCGGACTGCGATCTGGTCGGCGCCGACGGCCGCGACCTGCCGGATATCGACGCGGTGCGCGTTTGCTGGGAACCGGTCGGGGACGCGGGCGAGCTGTCCGGCGTGTGTGATCCGGTCCGCAGCGACCGATTTCGGTGTGACTCGCTGCACGGCGTGACCGGCTTCGTCGTCGAGCCCGGCCCCACGGCGATCTGGATCGAGCCGGTGTGCGAGGGCACCGGCCGGCCGCCGCCCGCCGACCGCTACGCGGTCCCGGCTCCGATCGTGCGCACGGTCGCGTCGGGCGAGGTCGCGACGCTCAACGCCCTGCTGATCGCCGTGCGGCCCGACGCATGTGAGTCGCGGCAGTTGACGCGGATCACGGCGCGCGGCGCGGGGCAGATGGCACATTCGGAACAGGCCGCCGTCCCACGACACGAAAACCGCGCCGCGCGCGTGACCGCGGCCGGTGGAATGGTCGATACTCGGTCCCACCATTTGCAGTAAGCGGGGTCCCACGTAGGGGAGGACAATCCATGAGGAATCACATCTTGGTTTCGTTGCTCGTTGGCTGTGTCGGTCTGTCGAGCGGTTGCATCATCACCACGGATAGCGGCGACGAGGGGCGTTTTTCGCTCACGTGGACGCTCGAGTCCGGCGGAACTACCATCACCTGCGCCGACGCGGGGGCGACGGGCGTGTCTACCCTTGCGACGGAGGTCGGAACGACCGTCGGGGTCGAGGACATCTTCAGCTGCGAAGCCGGCGGCGGGCGCACGTCGCTTCTGCCCTACGCCGATTACACGGTCGTGGTGAGCGTCCTCGGCGATGACGGCACCGGGAACGAGGTCGCGCTCGGCACGTCGATGCCGCGCAACGTGACGCTGGACGCACCTACGGTCGATCTCGGCGACTTCACCTTCACGTTCGCGCCCGCGGTGGCCGACGTGCTGTTCACGGTGGACTACGGCGCGGCCGGCGGCAGCAACTGCGGCGGTGGCGTCGGCGGCGAGGGCGTCCAGGACCAGGGAACCAACTTGGTTCTGTTGGGCGGCGGAGCCTGCATTGCCGCGACCCTGACGGTCGAGGGCGTGGCCGAGGTCGACGACATCTGTACCGAGTTGGCGGCGTGCATCGAAAACGACAAGACCCAGGCGCTCATCGATCTGGAGCCCGATACCTACGATCTGGAGATTACCGGCCTGTTCGACACCGGGTCGACGTCGGTCGCCTGTTTCCGGTCGATCGACCGATTCGAAATCACCGACGGCGACGAGGATCTCGGCGTGCTGATCGTCCCGTTCGACGACACGGACGATCCCGCATTCTGCGCCACGATCTGAGGCCGTCGGACGGCGACCCGCTGCGCGAGCCCCTCGCGGTGCCGGCGGCGTCGGCTTCCTGTCGCCGGGAGCGTGCACGCCGCCGGTACCCCGCGCGGGCGGCCGCGACGCGGCGCCGATCGGAGCCCGCGGGCGGGCTCGGTCCGGCGGGCTGAGCCGGCGTCCCGCGTATACGGCGGCTGCCTTCGGGCGGCCGCGGTCGTTTCGGGCCGGCCGCGCCGGCCGAGGTCGACACGCAGGGTTCGCGGGGTACAGTGTCCGGACCCATGTCTCGCTGGAGCCGCCGCACCGCCGGATTCTTTCGCGACGCCCGCATCACGCCGGGCGCGATGTGGCTGCTGGTTGCCGAGGTCGGGCTGTCGCTCGTGTTCGCATTGCTCGGCCCGGCCGGCCGGCTGTGGTTTTCGCGCAACCTGATCGCGACCGACGCGACGGTCTGGTCGGAGTTCAAGCTGTGGACGCTGGTCACGAGCCCGTTCGTCGAGGTGCGGTTCATCGGCCTGCTGTTTCACGGCCTGATGCTGTGGACGTTCTTGCCGGCGCTGGAGAAGTGGTGGGGCACGCGCCGATTCGTCGGGTTCGCGCTCGGCACGTCGGCGGTGGCCGCCGCCGTCGGCACGCTCGCCGGCACGTGGCTGCCGGGCGAGCAGTTCGTCGCCGGCCTCGACGCGACGATCTTCGCCGGCGTGGTCGCCTACGGCGTCGTGTTCGCGCGCTCGCGCGTGTACTTCTTCGCGGTGCTGCCCATGACCGGGCGCCAGCTCGCCTACGGCATGGTCGGACTCGCCGCGCTGATGGTCGTCGTCGGCGGTCAATGGGCCACGGGCGCGGGCTGGGCTGCCGCGATGTTGCTCGCGCTCGGGCTCACGTCCAACGCGCTCAACCCGCGCATCGCCTGGTTGCGCTGGCGCGAGCGCCGTCTGCGGCGCCGCCTCAAGGTCCTCCGCGGCGGCGCCGACGACCACCGGTGGATGAACTGACCCGGCAAGCCGCGCGCTCGTGCGGGGTGGTGTGCCGGCGCGGCAGTGCGGTACGGTAGCGACATGTCGGACGTGGCGGGGTTTCTCGATCAGGCCGGACAAGCCGGGTTGACGACCGTGTTCGACGGCGAGCGCGCGACTGTGCGCCGGCTTCGCAAGGCCAAGCTCGTCGTCGTCGCGGGCCCGGACCAGGGGCTGGAGCTGGAGATGTCGAAGGCGCGCATCACGGGCGGGCGCAGCGTGATCGCGGACCTCGTGCTCCAAGACAAGGCCGTGTCGGGCTCGCACTTCGAGGTGATCGCCCGCGACGACGGGTATCGGCTGCGCGACCTCAACTCGCGCAACGGCACGTACGTCGGCGACCTGAAGATCCGCGAGGTGTACCTTCGGCCGGGAACGACGTTCCGCGCGGGCCACACGCAGATTCAGTTTCAGACCACGCAGGACGTCGTCGAGATCGAGCTGTCGCAAAAGGACCGGTTCGACCAGCTCATCGGCTCGTCGGCTGCAATGCGCGAGATCTTTGCGACGCTCGAGAAAGTCGCTCCGTCGGATCTCACGGTGATGATCACCGGCGAGACCGGTACCGGCAAGGAGATGGTCGCGCGCGCGATCCACAACGCGTCCAAGCGCGCGGACAAGCCGTTCGTCGTGCTCGACTGCGGGTCCATCCCGAAGGATCTAATCGAGTCGACCCTGTTTGGCCACGAGAAGGGGTCGTTCACCGGCGCGGTCGGCCAGCACCGCGGGTGCTTCG
The genomic region above belongs to Deltaproteobacteria bacterium and contains:
- a CDS encoding rhomboid family intramembrane serine protease: MSRWSRRTAGFFRDARITPGAMWLLVAEVGLSLVFALLGPAGRLWFSRNLIATDATVWSEFKLWTLVTSPFVEVRFIGLLFHGLMLWTFLPALEKWWGTRRFVGFALGTSAVAAAVGTLAGTWLPGEQFVAGLDATIFAGVVAYGVVFARSRVYFFAVLPMTGRQLAYGMVGLAALMVVVGGQWATGAGWAAAMLLALGLTSNALNPRIAWLRWRERRLRRRLKVLRGGADDHRWMN
- a CDS encoding acyl-CoA dehydrogenase, which encodes MDFRLDDEQELLVATLRRFVDKQMAAWASDADRAGAPPDALGPAAAELGLGTDAVPEAAGGTLDGDAAAYSHLSRALRAIELGRGCAALAALLETNVEPALAVARWGSDAARDQLWGSLAAGEVAATVFDRRGRLAVEPDGDGVRITGTTGPVPALAAAAHALVCADGAVALVPAADAEIAPIVPSGWRAARWGTLACDRTPVPADRLLARGDAARAAAAEIRTWYCLNLAARAVGVAAAAMAHAAAYAAERVQFGQPIGTFESIARLQDENDTRVAAARLLVLHAAWQVDAGAAGAADAVSRARDFAAGAVSRATIDAVQIFGGYGFVNDYPVEKLMRDARAFEVLAGEEAFERVVARGPAAG
- a CDS encoding acyl-CoA dehydrogenase, which translates into the protein MDIFFDDPMLQGVRQILGAFARSEIRPIAPIHDRDETMPWDLMKKAQNLGMTQTALIDAQKGGLPAAGIAGDDAASGKPRKSARMSCVAAEELAWGCAGICLALGGSGLAAAPVARMGTAEQIQVFRDALTGLDEHGRVKVAAMALSEPSTGSDISSLSTSARLDGNEYVINGSKQWITNGQSASVYVVWAQTQPELGRAGVRGFIVPRGTPGLVPGRKERKLGIRASETAQVHFEDCRVHRDMMLGVAKPDAAGGLADTKKMLDSTRPVVAAQAVGIARAAFEWLRDRVESGEPLYGKPPAGHQHIAFALADMDIEIQASRALVHKAAWMADHRQDNVRFASIAKAHAARTAQWVTTRAMALLGDEALEPGHPVEKWYRDAKIYDIFEGTGQIQRRIIAKDLLGINAT
- the tolB gene encoding Tol-Pal system beta propeller repeat protein TolB; its protein translation is MLPIPARRLVAALACAAAIAGVAGDSVADGGPVIIDVTQPQRSLYPLAIPVGVDSDPKLADEVAGVLSFDLSVAGWFKVLSPKSFLADLAREKLGIVPKKWEDVGAFGVIKNRVVADGATVRLTFKLYEVEKGNRPVLERSYSGSRDELRRYAHAFANEVVRYYTGEDGFFGSRIAFVVPGRRGRKVIRVMDFDGRNPYNLTRNRSINILPAWSPGGNTIAFTSYMRANPDLYTVGVGGGRPRRLTRYPGMNTGASYSPDGSKIALTLSKDGNPEIYVVDARTGRILRRLTRNAYIDTSPAWSPDGSEIAFVSNREGGPQIFVMSATGGNQRRVSRNGDYNTEPTWSPRKGKRILAYTTRDEGHYDIVTLDLDTGQMVRITQGQGSNESPSFSPNGRAIAFASRRAEGSGIYIANADGTGKQRRVYRGRVDDVAWGPVP
- a CDS encoding GMC family oxidoreductase produces the protein MRAERDGAGAAAERVPDYDYLVIGSGFGGSVAALRLAEKGYSVAVVEMGKRWRTEDFPKSNWDARKYLWMPRLFLYGIQQLSLFRDVFVLHGAGVGGGSLVYANTLLVPPDEAFADPRWGERDWKSELAPHYATARRMLGAVRNTHLSPPDEMLREVAADLGRAHTFHTNEVGVYFGEPGVTVPDPYFGGRGPARTGCTLCGGCMVGCRVGAKNTLDKNYLHLAEQLGVAILPETRALEVRARGPGGDGGYDVRVERSTAVLRKRRRWLRARGVVFAAGVLGTVPLLLRSRERGGLPRVSQALGRYVRTNSEAILAVTTTDRDADYSRGIAIQSGAFVDDRTHVEIVRYGRGQSALGLLSTVLTDGGPPWPRPLRFLAQVVRHPVRFLRLLVPYRWAERTAILLVMQPVDNWLRLRRRRRRLFPLLRTLDTDRGDGPPVPAYLPIANDVARRMAAKMPGGIPQSAITEVLFDVPTTAHILGGCPIGAGPDDGVIDDRCRVFGYERLYVVDGSMIPSNLGVNPSLTIAAMAERAMAFVPEKAEDPAFSTCGGGAT
- a CDS encoding biopolymer transporter ExbD — its product is MGMSGGGKYGDLNSEINVTPLVDVMLVLLIIFMVTAPMLNAAVDLNLPQGGVTKVADTDGKLVLSIDKHRVLRLGDTPVRWTELYDKLANNAKLQREGELYVEADKDLPYGVVMVAMSIAREAGAAKLQMVADPNAAKAPLDEWDAQRAEANAAGRGASNPSTP
- a CDS encoding Ppx/GppA family phosphatase, whose protein sequence is MTRVAAVDVGTNTILLLVAERRGDQLARVFESCRFVRLGEGLDATGRLADAAVARALDALAACRAEIDAHGADRVAAIGTQALREAANASALLVPAADRLGAPIEVISGEREAELAFAAACRALPGLAGGPLVVADVGGGSTEIIAGDAGGVRARHSVPIGSVRLAERHLRSDPPAPDEVRALIADIDAAFAPIDVPRGAPIVGVAGTATTLAAVELALRTYEPDRVQGQRLGLPTIERQLARYLEVTVAVRRTLPGLEPQRADVIPAGAAIFARLLRRAGADELIVNDRGIRWGLAWELGGCCA
- the tolQ gene encoding protein TolQ, giving the protein MQQFLPLVAAAGNLGTWHLIADAEPVVKGVMALLAAMSIGCWYIIGYKYFYIRRAMAESTQFMDSFWRSRDIEQIYKHAQSLQRSPISAMFLAGYTELAKLVNDAGESRAREADLENIKRALHKARATEATKLDSMIPFLATTGSSAPFIGLFGTVWGIMTSFREIAASGKAGIDTLAQPIGEALIATAIGLVTAIPAVMSYNYFTRRVRVLDSNMDTFEQDFLNIIRRHFLK